A window of Benincasa hispida cultivar B227 chromosome 9, ASM972705v1, whole genome shotgun sequence genomic DNA:
GTTCTGTCCGACGAGTTTGTCAGAGAGACAGGTGGTCTCGGTTCCCCCGAGATTGAAGGCACTAGCTGCTGCTTGAGCGTGGGTGACGGGTTGGAGATCGTATCGATCTGGGCAGTCCAGTTCCGAGCAAGTGGTCGGACAGTTTCAGTTTAGTGTGGGTTTGCTGCAGATCTGGTTTTGGTGGTTCACCGGTCAGAGGTGGGTAGCACATAGTTTTAGACTGTTTTGCAGCGGGTTGTTCTAAGTTTTTCAGAGGCGACGTTGTGTGcggatctctcggtatcagtggatactgaaattacagattggtgaatttgttgattatctgtaatttgtaaaattcttTTATTGCTCATTAGTAAATTAATTCACGCTGGTGCTCAAaatggatgtagaccaaactggtcgaaccactatatatcttggtgttctttactaCTTTCGATTTattctgctgattgtttgcgttctgtttggccatctaagttaggttcaaaaactctaacaagtggtatcagagctccagTTGATCCAAAGAGGTTGTGCGGTAGTGTGTGCTGACATATTCtttgttcaagttttttttttttttttgttggatttagtTTGATGGATGGCTTCGATGTCTACATGgttcgaagttgttaaatttgatgggaaaggtgattttgggttatggaggaaaaagattaaggctattctggtacaacaaaaggtagccaaaatcttagacgaAGATAACCTTCCACCAACAATTACAGAAGCTAAAAAAAGAGATATGGATGAGATGACCTATTCAACAATAATTCTGTATCTGTCAAATGGAGTGCTTAGGCTAGTAGATGAGGCCACTACTACAGCGGAGTTGTGGAAAAAAttggaaagtctttatttgactaagtccttgccaaataaattatatctaaaggaAAAATTCTTTGGAGATAAGATGGACTCAAGTAAAGGCTTAGAAGAGAACCTAGATGAATTTcagaagattatagttgatctcaataacatcaGTGAGAAGATGTCAGATGAAAATTAAGCagttattcttctgaattctttgccagaatcatatcgagaagttaaggcagctattaaatatggacgagattcattgtccatggatatagtgttggatgccttgagaacgagaaatctcgagattaaaaaggaacgcAAGGATGGAGAGTTACTAATGGCCAGAGgcagaaatgagaaaaagaacggaaaaggaaaagagtcgagatccaggtcgaaatcaaaggggaaaaggaaaaagtgtttcctatgtcataaaAAAGAACACTTTAGAAAGAATTTCCCTTCGAATAAGAGGAAGGAAGCATCAAGTAGCAAGCATACAGGGGATTCTAGTGCAGTAAATATTACTAATGGGTATGATTCAGCAGAGGTTTTGATGGTGTCCAGCAGGGACATTCAGAAAGCTTGGATAATGGATTCAGGGTGCAcgtttcacatgactcctaatcgagatttcttgattgactttcaGGAAAATGATAGGAGATCAGTTCTGCTAGGTGATAatggtgcttgtgatgtaaaaggaattgggtcagttcaaattgcaacacatgatggtatgatcagaattcttacaaatgtaaggtatgttcTAGAACTCAAatgaaatctaatttctctgggtgaattagatagagcatgttattattataaatctgagaatggagttctgaaggttatcaagggttctttggtgAAGCTAACCTTGAGGAATGGTCTTTATGTGTTGCAAGGTACTGCAGTTTTAGGTAGTGCTGCTATTGCATCTGGGAAAGAAACAGATAAATCTATATTATGGCATAACAGATTGGCTCATGTGAGTGAAAGAGGTCTACAAGCTCTTTCACAACAAGGTTTGCTTGGaggagttaaagacattgaactcccattttgtgaacattgcataatgggaAAATCTACTagagtgaagtttgggaaagggAAGCATTCTACTAAAGGGATTTTAGATTATATTCATTCGGATTTGTAGGGTCCTACAAAGGtaccttctatgggaggttcGAGATACTTTATGTCAATCATTAATGCTTTTTCAAGAAAGGTGTGGATGTATCCACTAAAACAAAAGGATGAAGCTTttgggaaatttcttgaatggaaaagGCAGGTTGAGAACCAGACAGGCAGGAAGGTAAAATATCTGAGGAAAAACAATagtttagaatttgtgaatcacaaatttgataaatttttcaaATCTGAGGGAATTACGTGGTATTTCAATGTTACGTACACTcctcagcagaatggtttagctgagaggttcaatagaacaattatggagcgtacaagatgtctcttaacaaatgcttcattacccttgaaATTTTGGGGGGAAGCTACCCAAACAGCTTGTTATCTTATCAATAGAAGTCCGTCTTCCACTTTAGACCTAAAGACTCCTCAGGAGATATGGACAGGAAAAGCTCCAAGCTTGGATCATCtcagagtgtttggatgttcagcttatgctcatgttaaggaagggaTGTTGAACAAGAGggcactgaaatgtatgtttattggctatcctcagggtgttaaagatataaactttggtgcttggaagagggcagatataaatgcattatcagcagagatgtgacctttaatgaaacCAAGATGTCATTTCGTGTCAAAGAGCAGCAGAAACAACAGATAGTTGATCAGGTTGAGGCAGAGGTTtgaattgattctaaagcacaaCCATCAGTTAGTTCAGGTGATTACAGTGATCAGTCATCCAGTTCTGATGGTAGACAGCCTCAACTGTAGAGaactttgattgatgagggagcttttggtgaagaaagctcAAGTGGCAGTGACCTACAGAACTATTAGCTTACACGTGAGAGGCCTCAGTGGGTGAGACAAGCTCCTACAAGGTatggttatgctgatttagttgcttatgctcttacttgtgcaACTGACAGTATTGAAGCAAagcctcttacttttgaggaggcTATTGTATCTGATCCGAAGGAATAAAGGAAGGATGCTATGGAAGCAGAGTTTTTCTCGTTGCAAaagaatcagacatggtcattggttccAAAGCCTCCTATTCAGAAACTCATTTAGccaaagtggatttataaaatcaagcaaggtacaggaggtgacagcaagcctaggtataaggctagactggtagccaagggctacactcaaaaggagggagttgactttcatgagattgTCTCTCTGGTGGTGAGGCATTCAtccatttgattaattttatctattgttgttcactttgatatgtttgttgaacagatgGACGTTACCACAGCTTTCCTTCATGGTGAATTAGTGGAAGTGATCTACAAggctcaacctaagggctatgaggtgaaaggaaaggaatacatggtttgtcgtcttcacagatccatctatggactgaagcaatcgccgagacaatggtatatcaggtttgacacctttattctgaCGCAGGCTTTTCACAGGAGCTCTTATGATGCCTGTGTGTACTGGAAACTATCTCAAAAAGGCACATATACttatctacttctgtatgtagatgctatgattctggtgtctaaggattattctgaaatctgtgatctcaagaaacgattgagtagtgaattggagatgaaagatttaggtgaactaAAAAGGATTctaggcatggatgtgaaaagagatagggagaaaggtttgttaaccatttcacaggagagttatgtgcataaactgcttgagaagtataatatgtctggTTGTTAGGTAGTTTCGACACCTttagcatctcattttaggctttcttcaTCTTAGTGTCCTGTTACTGAATATGAAAGGTTAGAAATGgctaatattccctattgtaatgatgttggaagtattatgtatttgatgatttgtactaggcctgacttgagata
This region includes:
- the LOC120084679 gene encoding uncharacterized mitochondrial protein AtMg00300-like, with the protein product MDSGCTFHMTPNRDFLIDFQENDRRSVLLGDNGACDVIKGSLVKLTLRNGLYVLQGTAVLGSAAIASGKETDKSILWHNRLAHVSERGLQALSQQGLLGGVKDIELPFCEHCIMGKSTRVKFGKGKHSTKGILDYIHSDL